In Argopecten irradians isolate NY chromosome 11, Ai_NY, whole genome shotgun sequence, one DNA window encodes the following:
- the LOC138335763 gene encoding M-phase inducer phosphatase-like, with amino-acid sequence MDNDESPVHYKVSTRLDFSNVFATPSQTADENDRSCFRRSLFSGKRRRDDDEDCLSTPSKLQRRNEPVSRGSSSFGEKIVSRDVKDVVNRLAEEEDLIGDGTDKFCLPTIRGKHQDLKSISADTMSDILIGSYDDVINDYRIIDCRYPYEYEGGHIKSAENMYTRDQVQQLLHDRQSSDVTGKRTVLIFHCEFSSERGPKLMRFLRTQDRAQNEANYPALTYPEMYLLDGGFKAFYQTDKTLCLSYGVQAHASSWSR; translated from the exons ATGGATAATGATGAG AGTCCAGTGCACTACAAAGTTTCTACAAGACTGGATTTCAGTAACGTGTTTGCGACACCGTCACAG ACAGCTGATGAAAACGACAGAAGCTGCTTCAGACGATCTCTCTTCTCAGGAAAACGGCGACGTGATGACGACGAGGATTGTTTGTCGACTCCGTCCAAGTTACAGAGGAGAAACGAGCCCGTGTCCCGGGGATCATCGTCGTTTGGG gaGAAAATTGTGTCACGTGACGTGAAGGATGTTGTGAACCGTTTGGCGGAGGAGGAGGATTTGATTGGGGACGGGACAGACAAGTTTTGTCTGCCGACCATCAGGGGCAAACACCAGGACCTCAAATCTATTTCTGCTGATACG atGTCAGATATCTTAATCGGAAGTtacgatgacgtcatcaatgatTACAGAATCATCGATTGTCGATACCCATATGAGTACGAGGGAGGTCATATCAAG AGTGCAGAAAACATGTACACACGTGACCAGGTTCAACAGCTACTCCACGACAGACAGAGCTCTGACGTCACCGGGAAGAGAACTGTCCTCATCTTCCATTGCGAGTTTTCATCAGAACGAGGTCCTAAACT GATGCGATTCTTGAGGACCCAGGACCGTGCTCAGAACGAGGCTAACTACCCGGCCTTGACCTACCCCGAGATGTACCTCCTTGATGGCGGATTTAAGGCTTTCTATCAGACTGACAAG accCTCTGTTTATCCTATGGAGTACAAGCCCATGCTTCATCCTGGTCACGGTAA
- the LOC138335002 gene encoding M-phase inducer phosphatase-like encodes MESPLTFTPRRSLDFDEVKSLMTPEVKNISQLFGDEDSGLGMDNDESPVHYKVSTRLDFSNVFATPSQTADENDRSCFRRSLFSGKRRRDDDEDCLSTPSKLQRRNEPVSRGSSSFGEKIVSRDVKDVVNRLAEEEDLIGDGTDKFCLPTIRGKHQDLKSISADTMSDILIGSYDDVINDYRIIDCRYPYEYEGGHIKSAENMYTRDQVQQLLHDRQSSDVTGKRTVLIFHCEFSSERGPKLMRFLRTQDRAQNEANYPALTYPEMYLLDGGFKAFYQTDKTLCYPMEYKPMLHPGHGKDLRHFRSKSKSWSAGDKKRTASLRRA; translated from the exons ATGGAATCACCTTTGACCTTCACCCCACGCCGCAGCCTTGACTTTGATGAGGTCAAATCTCTGATGACCCCGGAAGTGAAGAACATCAGTCAACTGTTTGGTGATGAGGATTCTGGTCTAGGGATGGATAATGATGAG AGTCCAGTGCACTACAAAGTTTCTACAAGACTGGATTTCAGTAACGTGTTTGCGACACCGTCACAG ACAGCTGATGAAAACGACAGAAGCTGCTTCAGACGATCTCTCTTCTCAGGAAAACGGCGACGTGATGACGACGAGGATTGTTTGTCGACTCCGTCCAAGTTACAGAGGAGAAACGAGCCCGTGTCCCGGGGATCATCGTCGTTTGGG gaGAAAATTGTGTCACGTGACGTGAAGGATGTTGTGAACCGTTTGGCGGAGGAGGAGGATTTGATTGGGGACGGGACAGACAAGTTTTGTCTGCCGACCATCAGGGGCAAACACCAGGACCTCAAATCTATTTCTGCTGATACG atGTCAGATATCTTAATCGGAAGTtacgatgacgtcatcaatgatTACAGAATCATCGATTGTCGATACCCATATGAGTACGAGGGAGGTCATATCAAG AGTGCAGAAAACATGTACACACGTGACCAGGTTCAACAGCTACTCCACGACAGACAGAGCTCTGACGTCACCGGGAAGAGAACTGTCCTCATCTTCCATTGCGAGTTTTCATCAGAACGAGGTCCTAAACT GATGCGATTCTTGAGGACCCAGGACCGTGCTCAGAACGAGGCTAACTACCCGGCCTTGACCTACCCCGAGATGTACCTCCTTGATGGCGGATTTAAGGCTTTCTATCAGACTGACAAG accCTCTGTTATCCTATGGAGTACAAGCCCATGCTTCATCCTGGTCACGGTAAAGATCTACGTCACTTCCGGTCGAAATCTAAGTCCTGGTCTGCTGGAGACAAGAAGAGAACTGCCAGTCTACGCCGTGCTTAA
- the LOC138335001 gene encoding uncharacterized protein: protein MQGDIEELNMLIYILDSFNISQKAYHEVSMLYKSLPRSYKLSQYIIAMNSNFSITDTPDGCGVQQSLKERLPVVVEKLMKDNSNFSENDNVLHIKISGDGTRVGKHLNLVNVTFTIMNESRCGSAQGNYPLAIIKTPEKYEELQLGLSDICSDVKDMQGTVIQIAHRTFTVRIYLGGDYKFLLTSVGISSIQAEFTCIYCKCGRKERGNLSKHWSMSSADQGARLGYFEESSGGKKANKKTSFSMARKPLFENIPLTDVVIDTLHMFLRISDKLLSLLITEIRMLDNISSTSTFRTGLDLEKFQHMKCFENILQQLGIKFNFHINKETNKLEYSDLQGPEKHVLFDKLKISDLHLDSKRSEQIQDIWDNFVSIMSLLSSEDPDPDTLHRLVDEWSNLYVTVYQCRDFTPYMHLLRSHVPELVERHKNIVKFTQQGLEKANDNITKQFFRATNHKGNAALKQIIEKQNRMFALEKCQRQKEKQTICTKCHIEGHRRNKCLENTNV from the coding sequence ATGCAGGGGGATATAGAAGAACTCAATATGTTGATATACATATTAGATTCGTTTAATATATCCCAGAAAGCTTATCATGAAGTATCTATGCTTTACAAATCACTACCACGGAGTTACAAGCTGTCGCAGTATATTATTGCAATGAATAGCAATTTCAGTATTACGGATACTCCAGACGGTTGTGGAGTTCAACAATCCTTGAAAGAGAGACTTCCGGTTGTAGTTGAAAAACTAATGAAGGATAATTCcaatttttctgaaaatgaCAATGTGCTGCACATCAAAATTTCTGGAGATGGAACAAGAGTTGGAAAACATTTAAACTTGGTAAATGTGACATTTACAATTATGAATGAATCGAGATGTGGATCGGCACAGGGGAACTACCCTCTAGCAATCATCAAAACTCCAGAAAAATATGAGGAATTACAATTGGGTCTGTCGGACATCTGTAGTGATGTAAAAGATATGCAGGGCACAGTTATACAGATAGCACACAGAACATTTACTGTAAGAATTTATTTGGGAGGAGACTACAAGTTTCTTTTGACATCCGTGGGGATATCATCTATACAAGCTGAATTCACTTGTATTTATTGTAAATGTGGAAGGAAAGAAAGAGGAAATCTATCAAAACACTGGTCAATGTCAAGTGCTGATCAAGGAGCCAGACTTGGTTACTTTGAAGAATCATCTGGAGGAAAGAAAGCGAACAAGAAAACTTCATTCTCAATGGCAAGGAAGCCTTTGTTTGAAAATATACCTTTGACAgatgttgtcattgatacattGCATATGTTTCTTAGAATAAGTGATAAGCTTCTTTCTCTCTTGATTACAGAAATCAGAATGCTAGATAATATTTCATCAACTTCAACTTTCAGAACAGGGTTAGATTTAGAGAAATTTCAGCATATGAAATGCTTCGAAAATATTTTGCAACAACTTGGGATCAAATTCAATTTTCACATCAACAAGGAAACCAACAAACTTGAGTATTCAGACCTTCAAGGCCCTGAAAAACATGTATTGTTTGATAAACTGAAGATATCCGATTTGCACTTGGATAGCAAAAGATCTGAACAAATTCAAGATATTTGGGATAACTTTGTCAGTATTATGTCATTGCTGTCATCAGAAGATCCAGatccagatactcttcatagactTGTAGATGAATGGAGCAACTTGTATGTGACAGTATATCAGTGTCGAGACTTTACACCGTACATGCATTTATTGAGAAGCCATGTACCTGAACTTGTGGAGAGACACAAGAACATTGTGAAATTTACGCAGCAAGGCCTGGAGAAGGCAAATGACAACATTACAAAACAGTTTTTCAGAGCTACTAATCATAAAGGAAATGCAGCTTTAAAGCAAATTATTGAAAAGCAAAACAGGATGTTTGCCCTTGAGAAATGTCAACGtcagaaagaaaaacaaacaatcTGTACAAAGTGTCACATTGAAGGTCATCGTAGAAACAAGTGCCTTGAAAATACTAATGTTTGA